Proteins from a genomic interval of Lycium ferocissimum isolate CSIRO_LF1 chromosome 2, AGI_CSIRO_Lferr_CH_V1, whole genome shotgun sequence:
- the LOC132048131 gene encoding uncharacterized protein LOC132048131, with amino-acid sequence MANSISINSDNNDKPIWTISHTGKFSIGSAWKNLRQEKPHNQLYSRLWHTNIPFKMSFLTWRVVHNRLSTDQSVARLGIPMDPKCYCPLGISTNNTNLKFTLLNWWNHKTKNPFCALIIKIIPALTCWEIWRLRCCNKFEAERYSLYRSIANILFSILQVLKNKFGNARFGNSWNTICQACEAISIRNQPYKSNGSGPTQQCQAQ; translated from the exons ATGGCTAATAGCATTTCCATCAACTCGGACAATAATGACAAACCAATTTGGACTATATCACACACTGGAAAGTTCTCCATTGGCTCAGCTTGGAAGAATCTTAGACAGGAAAAACCACACAACCAGCTTTACAGTAGATTATGGCATACCAACATCCCTTTCAAGATGTCTTTCCTCACTTGGAGAGTTGTCCACAACAGACTCTCAACAGATCAAAGTGTTGCAAGACTTGGAATCCCTATGGATCCAAAATGCTACT GTCCTCTTGGCATCAGCACTAACAATACAAATTTGAAATTTACACTCCTCAACTGGTggaatcataaaacaaaaaatccATTTTGTGCCCTCatcatcaagatcattccagCTCTAACTTGTTGGGAAATTTGGAGATTGagatgttgcaacaagtttgaAGCAGAAAGGTACTCACTTTACAGATCAATTGCTAATATTCTCTTTTCTATCTTGCAGGTCCTTAAAAACAAGtttggaaatgctagatttggAAACTCATGGAACACTATTTGTCAAGCCTGTGAAGCAATATCCATCAGAAATCAACCTTACAAGTCAAATGGATCAGGCCCAACTCAACAGTGTCAAGCTCAATAG
- the LOC132047664 gene encoding uncharacterized protein LOC132047664, translated as MQFRKKGKEVDEESKRQLDLETSAHGVIVDGLSVEEAHFRGRKLQGTTVAIPHGYSVAKQVVISKLLHRQQQFLLNMENEYIDEIHVGAAIEMLHQPVSVEDLEAASIDQELEL; from the exons ATGCAGTtcagaaaaaaaggaaaagaagttgACGAAGAATCTAAAAGACAACTAGACCTAGAGACATCGGCACACG gtgtgattgttgatgGATTAAGTGTGGAGGAAGCTCATTTTAGAGGAAGGAAGCTTCAGGGAACTACTGTTGCAATTCCTCATGGATATTCTG TTGCTAAGCAAGTGGTCATATCAAAGCTACTCCATAGACAACAGCAGTTTCTACTGAATATG GAAAATGAGTATATAGACGAAATCCATGTAGGAGCTGCAATTGAAATG CTGCACCAACCAGTCAGTGTTGAAGACCTGGAAGCTGCATCAATCGATCAAGAATTAGAGCTATGA
- the LOC132048132 gene encoding protein PHLOEM PROTEIN 2-LIKE A9-like has product MASKCHYQGNHTFCKTEKGYIVYPKALNIVWGNDKRFWRLPKYQNDGAELIQVNWLEVTGCIDNIVEKKSYDISFTMSLMTDAFGWNDSPVYIMAKWGDNTQWRKVNLTSEKDKKMIQKTITITKGKGNADDKLCFGLYEVWNKKWKGGLKIHCVNLTERS; this is encoded by the exons ATGGCTTCAAAATGTCACTATCAGGGCAATCACACATTCTGTAAAACAGAGAAG GGTTATATAGTATATCCCAAAGCTCTTAATATTGTTTGGGGAAACGATAAGCGCTTTTGGAGGTTACCCAAATACCA AAATGATGGTGCAGAGCTTATACAAGTAAATTGGCTGGAGGTTACTGGTTGCATTGACAATATTGTAGAAAAGAAATCATACGACATTAGCTTTACAATGTCATTGATGACTGATGCGTTCGGTTGGAATGATTCACCGGTTTATATTATGGCTAAATGGGGGGATAACACTCAATGGAGAAAGGTGAATTTGACAAGTGAGAAGGACAAAAAGATGATACAAAAAACTATTACAATAACAAAAGGGAAGGGGAATGCTGATGATAAGCTTTGTTTTGGGTTGTATGAGGTTTGGAACAAAAAGTGGAAAGGAGGTCTCAAAATTCATTGTGTAAACTTGACAGAGAGAAGCTAA
- the LOC132041107 gene encoding uncharacterized protein C12B10.15c-like: MNCSMERSNSGISGTIDLNNNLVVDLTGKVHQLPCCIKFNGPSDVSHYFKPKSTGVIVDGLSVEEAHFRGRKLQGTNVAIPHGYSGFVLGRKMPDEKRKRSEEDSSCWEMKAKFQNVTLWNHDSLPSENDASLRAFHLFSVATALHQPVSVEDLEAASIDQELEQ, translated from the exons ATGAATTGTTCAATGGAGAGAAGCAACAGTGGAATATCAGGCACAATTGATCTAAACAACAATCTGGTGGTGGATCTCACGGGAAAAGTGCACCAGCTGCCGTGCTGTATAAAGTTCAACGGTCCATCTGATGTTTCCCACTACTTCAAACCTAAATCCACTG gtGTAATTGTTGACGGGTTAAGTGTGGAGGAAGCTCATTTTAGAGGAAGGAAGCTCCAGGGAACTAATGTTGCTATTCCTCATGGATATTCTG GGTTTGTCTTGGGAAGGAAAATGCCtgatgagaaaagaaaaaggtctGAGGAAGATTCAAGTTGCTGGGAGATGAAGGCAAAGTTCCAAAACGTAACATTGTGGAACCATGATTCTCTTCCCTCAGAAAATGACGCTTCCTTGCGTGCCTTCCACCTATTTTCTGTTGCAACAGCT CTGCACCAACCAGTCAGTGTTGAAGACCTGGAAGCTGCATCAATCGATCAAGAATTAGAGCAATGA
- the LOC132041122 gene encoding exocyst complex component EXO84C yields MRMESSEEEDDFPCIESVTPQSKIDSLYQSNTEKGIRKICFELLDLKDAVENLCGNTRTKCLAFLRLSEEVVETEHELNELRKHISAQGILVQDLMNGVRRELDEWSRASGDIQEANESSRSSDYDDTFINDMEDENVLFLENIDVLLAEHKIDEVIDAIDAKERSHPELKSSGDTSSTEPSSFKSALSKRKKMLENQLVEITERPSIGIVELKKALSDLLKLGKGSLAHQLLVKSYRSRLQKSIEAFLPLCPCYPETYSATVSNLVFSTISLTTKESSAMFGDNPVYSNRIIQWAEREIEYFVRLVKEHAPPSDGAPALHAASVCAQASLNHCNALEKQGLKLSKLLLVLLSPYIEEVLELNFIRARKAVLDASSDEGKPLSPRFASPLSTFATTSDTLLIESGMRFIYVVKEIVEKLTQLVILHFGANILTRISRLFDKYVDSLIKALPGLSEDDNLTELKEPVPFRAETDSEQLALLGTAFTIAEELLPMVVSRIWNVLNESKEVGSENIMPAANNTVELKDWRRQLQHSLDKLRDNFCRQYVVNFIYSRDGDARLDAQIYLSGVGEDSIWDTDPLPSLPFQALFGKLQQLATVAGDVLLGREKIQKVLLARLTETVVMWLSDEQEFWSVLEDESAPLQALGLQQLILDMHFTVEIARFAGYPSRHVHQISSDIIARAVRTFSARGIDPQSALPEDEWFTETAKGAINKLLLGGSGSDASEIDDDHIIMHDGGMSDSDGSPSPLSSADSSESFASAQMGDLDSPVYLSDPES; encoded by the exons GGAATCAGGAAAATCTGTTTTGAGCTTTTGGATTTGAAGGATGCGGTAGAGAACCTGTGTGGTAATACTCGAACAAAGTGCTTGGCCTTCTTGAG ATTGTCTGAGGAAGTTGTGGAAACAGAACACGAGCTCAATGAGCTTAGAAAGCATATATCCGCCCAGGGGATTCTTGTTCAAGATCTCATGAATGGTGTACGCAGAGAATTGGATGAATGGAGCCGAGCTAGTGGTGATATCCAAGAAGCTAATGAAAGTTCCCGAAGCTCTGATTATGATGATACTTTCATAAATGACATGGAAGATGAAAACGTGTTATTCTTGGAAAATATTGATGTTCTTCTGGCTGAGCACAAGATTGATGAAGTAATAGATGCAATAGATGCTaaagaaagaagtcatcctGAGCTGAAAAGTTCAGGAGACACTTCATCTACTGAACCATCATCTTTTAAATCTGCTTTgtctaaaagaaaaaagatgctTGAGAATCAGCTGGTTGAGATCACTGAACGACCCTCAATTGGCATTGTCGAACTTAAGAAGGCCTTGTCTGATTTGCTCAAGCTCGGGAAAGGTTCTTTGGCACATCAGCTACTTGTTAAGTCGTACAGATCTCGTCTCCAGAAAAGTATTGAGGCTTTCCTCCCCCTTTGTCCTTGTTATCCCGAGACTTATTCGGCCACAGTATCTAACCTTGTATTCTCTACCATTTCTTTGACTACTAAGGAATCCAGTGCGATGTTTGGTGACAATCCTGTTTATAGCAACAGAATTATTCAGTGGGcagaaagggaaattgaatACTTTGTGCGGTTGGTTAAAGAACATGCACCGCCTTCTGATGGAGCTCCTGCTTTACATGCAGCAAGTGTTTGTGCTCAGGCCAGTCTTAACCACTGTAACGCCTTGGAGAAACAGGGCCTTAAACTGTCAAAATTACTCTTGGTGCTTTTGAGCCCATATATAGAAGAAGTCCTTGAGTTGAACTTTATACGAGCCAGGAAAGCGGTTCTTGATGCTTCAAGTGATGAAGGGAAACCATTGTCACCTCGCTTTGCATCTCCTTTATCTACATTTGCAACTACATCTGATACTCTGCTTATTGAAAGTGGAATGAGATTCATATATGTAGTCAAA GAAATAGTGGAGAAGCTCACCCAGTTAGTCATTCTACATTTTGGAGCTAATATATTGACCAGAATTTCACGACTTTTTGACAAGTATGTGGATTCACTGATTAAAGCTCTACCTGGTCTTTCTGAGGATGATAATCTCACAGAGCTGAAAGAACCTGTTCCTTTTAGAGCTGAAACAGACTCTGAGCAGCTTGCACTATTGGGAACTGCATTTACCATTGCTGAGGAACTATTGCCTATGGTTGTATCTAGaatttggaatgttcttaatgAAAGCAAGGAAGTGGGGTCTGAAAATATTATGCCTGCCGCAAACAATACCGTAGAACTCAAGGACTGGAGGCGTCAACTTCAGCATTCACTGGACAAACTTAGAGATAATTTCTGTCGACAATATGTTGTTAATTTCATATACTCAAGAGATGGCGATGCACGATTAGATGCACAGATTTATTTGAGTGGTGTCGGGGAAGATTCAATTTGGGACACTGATCCGCTACCATCATTGCCATTTCAG GCATTATTTGGTAAGCTGCAGCAATTAGCAACTGTGGCAGGAGATGTTCTTCTAGGAAGAGAGAAGATACAGAAGGTTTTGCTTGCCAGGCTGACAGAGACTGTGGTAATGTGGTTGTCTGATGAACAAGAattttggagtgttctagaggaTGAGTCAGCTCCTCTGCAGGCGCTGGGTCTGCAGCAG TTAATTCTTGACATGCACTTCACTGTTGAAATCGCGAGATTTGCGGGCTATCCATCAAGGCATGTGCATCAAATATCATCAGATATAATTGCACGTGCAGTCAGGACGTTTTCTGCCAGGGGCATAGATCCACAAAG TGCGCTACCTGAGGACGAATGGTTCACCGAAACTGCAAAAGGAGCCATAAACAAGCTTCTCCTAGGTGGTTCTGGATCAGATGCATCTGAGATTGATGACGATCACATCATTATGCATGATGGGGGGATGTCGGACTCTGATGGATCGCCTTCTCCCCTCTCTAGTGCAGATAGTTCTGAGTCATTTGCTTCAGCACAAATGGGTGATTTGGATAGCCCTGTGTATTTATCTGATCCTGAGAGTTGA